A stretch of DNA from Streptococcus sp. NPS 308:
ACCTGTTTTATAAGCGACTCCCAAGACCCGCAATCCCTGTTGATTGAGTTGGTCCACTTCTTTTAAGATTTCCACTCGGATATCATCCGTCAGAGGACTAATCTGACCTTGATATTCCACATGGGTTGAAATCGCAAGCATTTCCTCTAGGGCACCCTTGGTTACCAAACTAACAACTTCGTTTTTATCCTTGACGATGACACTCATCCGTCTGCGTTCAAAGTCAAATGGAAGTTCATCGATTTTTTGGAAGCTAGTATCCAAATTTTGTAGAATAGCGTGTTCTTTAGCTTCTTTTTCAGTTCTACTGATAATGGCACGGTCCATCAAGTTTTTCAATCCCGTTTGAAAATAGGAATTGAGGTAGGCTCGTCTCAACACAGACAAATCCAAATCTCCATGTATATCCAAAGGATATTCAAGGACAATTTCGTCTTGGGTAAGGGTTCCTGTTTTATCAGTGCATAGGATATCAATAGCGCCTAGATCCTGTATGGCATTGAGTTTTTTGATGACGACTTTTTCCTTGGCCATGATAATGGAACCTTTTGCTAAACTAGCCGTGATGATCATAGGAAGCATCTCAGGTGTCAATCCAACACCAACACTCAGTGCAAACACACCTGCTTCCAACCAATCCCCATCTGTCAAGCCATTGGAGAGAAAGACGATGGGAACCATGACTAGCATCAAACGGATTAAGAGCCAAGAGATACTGTTCATCTCCCGCTCAAAAGAGGTTGGTTCGTCATAGGTATTGAGGGTTTGCTCGATTTCTCCCATCATGGTGTCATCACCGACCGCTAGAATCAAAGCCTTGGCACTTCCTGATATCACATTGGTTCCCATAAAAGCGAGCGCTTCTGCTTCTAGTAGACTATCAAAGTTTGACTGACTCATTTTTGACAAGGCCAGTTTTTCAACCGAATCACTTTCACCTGTCAAACCAGATTGTTGAACAAAGAAATCACGTGATTCAATTAAAATGAGGTCTGCTGGAATCATGTCCCCAGCACTTAATTTGACTATATCTCCAACGACCAAATCTTCAATTGCGACCTCTAAACTCTGGCCTTCGCGAATAACTGTGGCTGTATTCACAATCATTTTTGATAGATTGGTCGCAGCCTTGTCACTCCGCAATTCTTGGACAAAGCGTATGCCACCAGAGATTAGAACGAGAACGACGATGATGATAGAGGTCGTCGGATCTTCTTGTCCAGGTTTCGCCAACCAGACATTGGTCACCATGGAAATCATAGCAATGACAAGAAGGATGATTGTAAATGGATTGATAATAGATTCGTAAATCTTTTTGAGGATACTGTCTTCTTGACCTTTGGTGATGGTGTTTTCGCCATATAGGTCACGATTTTTCTCCACCTGCTCCTCAGTCAAGCCTGTTAGACTTGTCTTATAAAAAGATAGAGTTTCGTTTAGAGGTGTGTGAATAGCTGCTGCTAATCTTTCTTTTGTAGTTTTCATTGGTTTCTCCTATCTGTATGAATGATGTGTTTCATACACAGAGACCAATCACTTTATAAGGGCAGAACGACACAAATCAGCGATTGGCTGTGTATGTGCGGTTCTGGATGATCGTCAATTTGCATCGTTTTTCTCCTTTCTTTTTCTTAAAACAGCAGAAAATCCTACCACAAAAATGGCAGGATTAAAAAACTAATTATCTGTTTTTTCGTTCAAGCTTTAACTCCATAGGGCGATGTAATGAGCTTAGTCTTGGCCTTCCCGACCAGGACTGTTGACCAACGAGTAGTGTCTCCACTGCTTTGCGGTAGTCATCCGTATCCCTATGGTAGCCTCACCTACCGTTTTCGTTAATCAGTATAAACCTTTAAAATATAAAAGTCAACGATTTATCATAATTTTCTTAAATAATAATTAATTCCTTCGGTGCTAAAGTCAACAATTCGCAACCTGTCTCTGTGATCAAGATATCATCCTCGATACGAACCCCGTATTTCCCTTCGATATAAATACCTGGTTCATCAGTCAAGGTCATGCCAGACTTAATAGTTTCAGTAGAAGTTTGGCTAAAGTAGGGTTCCTCATGGATATCCAGTCCGATACCGTGTCCGATACCATGAGTAAAGTAGTCGCCATAGCCTGCCTCGATGATAATATCACGAGGAATTTTGTCAAAGTCGCGGAAACCTAGACCTGCCTTGGCTTGGTCAATCAAGGCTTGATTGGCTTTCAGAACCGTATTGTAAATCTCTGCCTGCTCGTCACTGACATGACCGAGATAGATCGTTCGTGTCATATCGCTTACATAGTGGTCGTAGAGACAGCCGAAGTCCATGGTGATGGCTTCTCCTGCTTCAACCGGTTTGTGCATGGGATGGGCATGGGGTTTAGAAGAGTTGATCCCACTTGCTAAAATGGTATCAAAAGACAAACCTGCCGCTCCTAGCTCACGCATACGGAAATCAAGGAAGTTGGCAATTTCGATCTCAGTTTTTCCTGGTTTTATAAAGTCAAGCGCATCGCGAAAAGCTTGATCTGAGATGGAACAAGCCTTGCGAATAGTCGCAATCTCCTTTTCATCCTTAATCATACGAAGACCCTCAACAAACTGCGTTTGAGGAAGCAATTTCAAACCTTCAAATGCTGCCTGCATACGATGATAGTAAGAGACAGAAATCTCGTCCTCAAAACCGACGCGAGACAAGCCCATATCCTTGACAATTCCTGCAATGACAGCCAACTCATCACGGTCAGCCACAATCTCAAAACCTGTCACTTCTTGCTTAGCAGCAATGATATAGCGAGAGTCTGTCACCAAGACCTGACGATCACGGCTGATAAAGACGGTTCCGTTTGAACCCCAAAAACCAGTCAGGTAATAGACGTTTTTAAGGTTATTGATAATGATACCATCTAGTTCTTTTTCTTGCATTTTAGCTAGAAATGCTTGCACACGTTTATTCATGATGTAACTTTCCTTTCAAATAGTGTCCTGTGTAGCTGGCTTCGTTGGCCGCTACTTCTTCTGGGGTTCCTGTTGCGATGATGGTTCCTCCACCAACACCGCCTTCAGGTCCCAAGTCGATGATATGGTCTGCAGTCTTGATAACATCTAGATTGTGCTCGATGACAAGGACTGTATTGCCATCGTCGACAAAGCGAGCCAAGACTTTAAGCAAGCGAGCGATGTCCTCGGTATGAAGCCCTGTCGTTGGCTCATCCAGAATGTAGAAAGATTTTCCTGTTGAGCGTTTGTGGAGTTCACTAGCCAACTTCATACGCTGGGCTTCTCCACCTGAAAGGGTGGTAGCTGGTTGTCCTAACGTTACATAGCCCAGCCCTACATCCTTGATAGTCTGGAGTTTGCGTTGAATTTTCGGAATGTGTTGGAAAAATTCCACCGCATCGTTGACGGTCATGTCCAAAACCTGCGAGATATTCTTTTCCTTGTAGTGAACTTCAAGGGTTTCACTGTTGTAGCGGGTTCCGTGGCAGACTTCACAGGCGACATAAACATCTGGCAAGAAATGCATCTCGATCGTGATGATTCCGTCACCTGAGCAGGCTTCGCAACGACCACCCTTAACGTTAAAACTGAAGCGGCCCTTCTTGTAGCCTCGTATCTTAGCTTCATTTGTCTGGGCAAAGAGGTCACGGATGTCGTCAAAAACTCCTGTATAGGTAGCTGGGTTAGACCTTGGAGTCCGTCCGATAGGGCTCTGGTCAATGTCAATCAAGCGGTCTACATGCTCAATCCCTGTGATGGTTTTAAACTTACCAGGTTTGTCTGAATTGCGGTTGAGTTTTTGAGCAATGGCTTTTTTGAGAATGCTGTTGATTAGGGTCGATTTCCCTGAACCCGATACCCCCGTTACTGCGATGAACTTCCCTAGCGGGAAGCGAGCGGTGATATTTTGCAAGTTGTTCTCACGCGCTCCTGTCACCTCGATAAAGCGACCATTTCCTACACGACGCACGTCTGGTACCGGAATGGCACGTTTACCTGATAGATATTGGCCTGTGATGGACTTGCTGTTGCGAGCCACTTGCTTAGGCGTACCTGCAGCGACAATCTCCCCACCAAAGGCTCCCGCACCAGGACCGACGTCGATTAGATAATCTGCCTCACGCATAGTATCTTCGTCATGTTCCACTACGATAAGGGTATTTCCTAAATCACGCATCTTTTTCAAACTTGCAATCAAGCGGTCATTATCCCTCTGGTGAAGACCAATGGACGGCTCATCCAGGATATAAAGGACACCTGATAGGTTGGACCCAATCTGGGTTGCCAAGCGAATACGCTGACTCTC
This window harbors:
- the mgtA gene encoding magnesium-translocating P-type ATPase; translation: MKTTKERLAAAIHTPLNETLSFYKTSLTGLTEEQVEKNRDLYGENTITKGQEDSILKKIYESIINPFTIILLVIAMISMVTNVWLAKPGQEDPTTSIIIVVLVLISGGIRFVQELRSDKAATNLSKMIVNTATVIREGQSLEVAIEDLVVGDIVKLSAGDMIPADLILIESRDFFVQQSGLTGESDSVEKLALSKMSQSNFDSLLEAEALAFMGTNVISGSAKALILAVGDDTMMGEIEQTLNTYDEPTSFEREMNSISWLLIRLMLVMVPIVFLSNGLTDGDWLEAGVFALSVGVGLTPEMLPMIITASLAKGSIIMAKEKVVIKKLNAIQDLGAIDILCTDKTGTLTQDEIVLEYPLDIHGDLDLSVLRRAYLNSYFQTGLKNLMDRAIISRTEKEAKEHAILQNLDTSFQKIDELPFDFERRRMSVIVKDKNEVVSLVTKGALEEMLAISTHVEYQGQISPLTDDIRVEILKEVDQLNQQGLRVLGVAYKTGLKEGFAYSVEDEKEMILTGYLAFLDPPKPSAAPAIQALLEHGVQTKILTGDNEKVTQAVCEKVGLDVDQILLGSDIDNMTDEELAQAVEKVTVFAKLSPDQKARIILQIKSNGHCVGYMGDGINDAPSMKVADVGISVDTAVDIAKETADVILLDKDLMVLEKGLVEGRKVYANMTKYIKMTVSSNFGNIFSLLVSGIFLPFLPMAPIHLIVLNLVYDLSCIALPFDNVDEDFLKHPHKWEAKSITRFMIWMGPISSIFDILTFILLYFVIVPMATGQAYVHGAESATGFIILFQTGWFIESMWSQTMVIHMLRSAKLPFLQSRPSWFVLGTSMLAASFVTFLPYSSIASLLHLAPLEPIYFLFLLLIIVLYMISVTVVKRLYIKKFKNWL
- a CDS encoding M24 family metallopeptidase, which gives rise to MNKRVQAFLAKMQEKELDGIIINNLKNVYYLTGFWGSNGTVFISRDRQVLVTDSRYIIAAKQEVTGFEIVADRDELAVIAGIVKDMGLSRVGFEDEISVSYYHRMQAAFEGLKLLPQTQFVEGLRMIKDEKEIATIRKACSISDQAFRDALDFIKPGKTEIEIANFLDFRMRELGAAGLSFDTILASGINSSKPHAHPMHKPVEAGEAITMDFGCLYDHYVSDMTRTIYLGHVSDEQAEIYNTVLKANQALIDQAKAGLGFRDFDKIPRDIIIEAGYGDYFTHGIGHGIGLDIHEEPYFSQTSTETIKSGMTLTDEPGIYIEGKYGVRIEDDILITETGCELLTLAPKELIII